A genome region from Nitrospira sp. includes the following:
- a CDS encoding Rab family GTPase has product MIEKKICMLGAFAVGKTSLVRRFVTSCFSEQYQTTIGVTVDKKSMTVDGQPITLVLWDLYGEDEFQKLRRSYLRGTSAYLLVLDGMRRATLDIASRIQQTALETLGPVPFVVLINKLDRRSDWEITDQDLAQLTQRGWTVLLSSAKTGQGVEEAFTALTRAMRLTAQATPSPGSTDGA; this is encoded by the coding sequence ATGATCGAAAAGAAGATCTGCATGCTGGGCGCCTTTGCCGTGGGAAAAACCAGTCTGGTGCGTCGCTTTGTCACCAGTTGTTTTTCTGAGCAGTATCAGACGACCATCGGCGTGACAGTCGACAAAAAATCCATGACCGTGGACGGCCAGCCCATCACATTGGTACTTTGGGATCTCTACGGAGAAGACGAATTCCAAAAGCTGCGACGCTCATATCTGCGTGGAACGTCGGCATACCTGTTGGTCCTGGACGGAATGCGGCGGGCCACGCTGGACATCGCCTCACGGATCCAACAGACCGCCCTCGAGACCCTCGGACCGGTGCCGTTTGTCGTCCTCATCAATAAACTGGACCGACGATCGGACTGGGAAATAACCGACCAAGACCTCGCACAGTTGACACAACGTGGCTGGACGGTGCTCCTGAGCAGCGCGAAGACAGGACAGGGCGTCGAAGAGGCGTTCACGGCGCTCACGCGTGCCATGCGGCTCACTGCCCAAGCGACACCCTCCCCGGGGAGCACCGATGGCGCATAA